The proteins below are encoded in one region of Thermococcus peptonophilus:
- the ftsY gene encoding signal recognition particle-docking protein FtsY has product MFGKLREKLKKFTKQVEEKIEEEEKAVEVSTTEEKHSTAVQGSTEAKEEKPGFFGRLLQVEIKEKDIEDALDELELELLEADVALETVEALREKIKEKLVGRKVRIGTNKGKIIEEALKDVILEILTPEKKIDLLQMVKSKEEKPFVIAFVGFNGSGKTTTIAKLAHWLKKNGFSVVIAASDTFRAGAIEQLEEHAKRVGVKVIKHDYGADPAAVAYDAIQHAKARKIDVVLIDTAGRNELNRNLMDEMKKIVRVTKPDLVIFVGDSLGGNAVVEQAKQFNEAVRIDGVILTKLDADARGGAALSISHAIGAPILFVGVGQGYEDLRPFDEKWFVDRIFGED; this is encoded by the coding sequence ATGTTCGGAAAACTAAGGGAGAAGCTCAAAAAGTTCACAAAGCAGGTCGAGGAGAAGATAGAAGAGGAAGAAAAGGCCGTTGAAGTATCAACGACAGAGGAGAAACATTCAACGGCTGTCCAAGGATCCACAGAAGCAAAGGAAGAAAAACCCGGATTCTTTGGAAGGCTCCTCCAGGTGGAGATAAAGGAGAAAGACATCGAAGATGCCCTTGACGAGCTTGAGCTTGAACTCCTTGAGGCGGATGTTGCCCTTGAGACCGTCGAGGCCCTCCGCGAGAAGATTAAAGAAAAGCTTGTGGGGAGAAAGGTCAGGATAGGTACCAACAAGGGCAAGATCATAGAAGAGGCCCTGAAGGATGTCATTCTCGAAATTCTAACCCCCGAAAAGAAAATTGATCTGCTTCAGATGGTAAAATCGAAAGAGGAGAAGCCCTTCGTCATAGCCTTCGTGGGCTTCAACGGATCTGGAAAGACCACAACCATAGCGAAGCTCGCCCACTGGCTCAAAAAGAACGGGTTCAGTGTTGTAATAGCGGCCAGCGACACCTTCAGAGCAGGGGCTATAGAACAGCTTGAAGAGCACGCGAAGAGGGTCGGCGTCAAGGTCATCAAGCACGACTACGGCGCAGACCCTGCTGCGGTCGCCTACGACGCCATCCAGCACGCCAAGGCGAGGAAAATTGATGTCGTCCTGATAGACACAGCGGGAAGAAACGAACTGAACAGGAACCTTATGGACGAGATGAAGAAGATCGTCCGCGTCACTAAGCCCGACCTGGTGATATTCGTCGGGGACTCGCTCGGAGGTAACGCCGTTGTCGAACAGGCAAAGCAGTTCAACGAAGCTGTGAGGATAGACGGGGTTATACTCACCAAGCTCGATGCAGATGCGAGGGGAGGAGCGGCTTTGAGCATAAGCCACGCAATCGGCGCGCCCATACTCTTCGTCGGCGTTGGACAGGGCTACGAAGACCTAAGGCCCTTCGATGAGAAGTGGTTCGTGGATAGAATTTTTGGGGAGGATTGA
- a CDS encoding ZIP family metal transporter → MLEGFIANLSSWLLSISGGSLLMVAVYAGIFVALMTTFGALLAIFANRMPDWGVDVSLSFAAGVMIVASFTSLILPAIESTGKFTPAGVGILLGVLLIYIIDRFVPHEHLVKGYEGPKEFKEKLRVVWLIVLAVIIHNLPEGMAVGTSLVYDLKTGLITAIAIGIQDFPEGTVVSLPLATLQKKRLMPIVMGALSGVAEMVMVILGAFLFTVFHSLLPYGLGMAGGAMLYVTVKEMIPEIYRREENETLVTLGFFLGFYVMLFLDSMLG, encoded by the coding sequence ATGCTGGAAGGGTTCATAGCTAATTTATCCTCATGGCTACTCAGCATTTCGGGTGGCAGTCTCTTAATGGTTGCAGTCTATGCCGGCATATTCGTTGCTTTAATGACAACCTTTGGTGCTCTGCTCGCGATTTTCGCCAACAGGATGCCAGACTGGGGCGTTGACGTAAGCCTCTCATTCGCCGCTGGAGTGATGATCGTTGCAAGTTTTACCAGCCTTATCCTCCCCGCAATAGAATCAACTGGAAAATTTACCCCCGCAGGAGTTGGAATTCTCCTCGGTGTTCTGCTCATTTACATCATAGACCGCTTCGTTCCCCACGAGCACCTCGTCAAGGGCTATGAGGGGCCGAAAGAGTTCAAAGAAAAACTCAGGGTTGTGTGGCTCATAGTCCTGGCGGTAATCATTCACAACCTGCCGGAGGGAATGGCAGTAGGAACTTCGCTAGTCTACGACCTAAAAACAGGGTTGATAACAGCAATAGCCATCGGAATCCAGGACTTCCCTGAGGGAACCGTTGTCTCGCTTCCCCTTGCGACCCTCCAAAAGAAGCGCCTTATGCCCATTGTTATGGGCGCGCTAAGCGGTGTTGCCGAGATGGTGATGGTAATCCTCGGAGCGTTCCTCTTCACGGTTTTCCACTCCCTCCTGCCCTACGGGCTCGGAATGGCAGGCGGAGCAATGCTCTACGTGACAGTGAAGGAGATGATACCGGAGATATACAGGAGGGAGGAAAACGAAACGCTGGTCACTCTCGGCTTCTTTCTGGGCTTCTATGTGATGCTGTTCCTTGATTCCATGCTCGGTTGA
- a CDS encoding ferritin family protein: MVPPELEEGLPLEKMKDFPLEELLGMAIKAEIGARKFYESLAERIDIQELREKIEWLAGEEKKHEELLRKIYANMFPGKEVVFPKEHIGPELQPVTRKLEGIQDVIDLIRWAMKAEEIAAQFYAKLEEMVDTEEKKRLMRYLSDMEWGHYYNLKAEYELLLDWEMYGQMMHVGP; the protein is encoded by the coding sequence ATGGTTCCACCTGAGCTTGAAGAGGGGCTCCCCCTCGAAAAGATGAAGGACTTCCCCCTTGAGGAGCTCCTTGGGATGGCCATTAAGGCTGAGATTGGTGCTAGAAAGTTCTACGAGAGCCTCGCGGAGAGGATTGACATACAGGAGCTGAGGGAAAAGATAGAGTGGCTCGCCGGAGAGGAGAAGAAGCATGAGGAGCTTTTGAGGAAAATCTACGCCAACATGTTCCCGGGGAAGGAGGTCGTCTTCCCGAAGGAGCACATAGGACCGGAGCTCCAGCCAGTAACGAGGAAGCTGGAGGGGATTCAGGACGTCATAGACCTCATCCGCTGGGCCATGAAGGCGGAGGAGATAGCGGCACAGTTCTACGCCAAGCTTGAGGAGATGGTTGATACAGAAGAGAAGAAAAGGCTCATGCGCTACCTCAGCGACATGGAGTGGGGCCACTACTACAATCTCAAGGCCGAGTACGAGCTCCTCCTCGACTGGGAGATGTACGGCCAGATGATGCACGTTGGCCCCTGA
- a CDS encoding iron-sulfur cluster assembly protein → MKVYMPDREWPEPYRAVLDELAKITDPITGGDILDSGVVAGLEVTEDTLKIWLNFESHAEYNITGESAIAYSKIIGDIIERFALVKFENVYVFDLKNNPVGVFENRGRYRAEDLGGG, encoded by the coding sequence ATGAAGGTTTACATGCCCGACCGAGAGTGGCCCGAGCCATACAGGGCCGTTCTGGATGAGCTTGCAAAGATAACCGACCCTATAACTGGGGGCGACATCCTCGACTCCGGCGTTGTTGCTGGCTTAGAGGTCACGGAGGATACGCTCAAAATCTGGCTCAACTTCGAGAGCCACGCCGAGTACAACATAACCGGCGAGAGCGCCATAGCCTATTCAAAGATCATCGGCGACATAATAGAGCGCTTTGCCCTCGTGAAATTCGAGAACGTCTACGTGTTTGACCTAAAGAACAATCCAGTTGGGGTCTTTGAAAACAGGGGGAGGTACAGGGCCGAAGACCTTGGAGGCGGATGA
- a CDS encoding RAD55 family ATPase: MSNSDIEEYLVSGVIELRVLEQNGKPLRGIKIRKFRGSSFDEEIRPYKITDSGIVVYWRESLL; this comes from the coding sequence ATGTCCAACAGTGATATTGAGGAGTACCTCGTGAGCGGGGTAATAGAGCTTAGGGTGCTCGAGCAGAATGGAAAGCCCCTCAGGGGCATCAAGATCAGGAAGTTCAGGGGGAGCTCCTTTGACGAAGAGATTAGGCCCTACAAGATAACCGACAGTGGCATAGTTGTGTACTGGCGTGAGTCCCTACTCTGA
- a CDS encoding class II SORL domain-containing protein produces MLSQTIKSGDWKGEKHVPVIEYEKEGDLVKVEVSVGKEIPHPNTPEHHIAWIELYFHPEGENFPIMVGRVAFTNHSDPLTEPRAVFFFRTRKKGKLYALSYCNIHGLWENEVALE; encoded by the coding sequence ATGCTTAGCCAGACCATAAAGAGTGGAGACTGGAAGGGTGAGAAGCACGTCCCTGTTATAGAGTACGAGAAGGAGGGCGACCTCGTCAAAGTCGAGGTCAGCGTCGGCAAGGAGATTCCCCACCCAAACACCCCGGAGCACCACATTGCCTGGATAGAGCTCTACTTCCACCCGGAGGGGGAGAACTTTCCCATAATGGTTGGCAGGGTCGCCTTCACAAACCACAGCGACCCGCTCACCGAACCGAGGGCGGTCTTCTTCTTCAGGACCCGGAAGAAGGGCAAGCTCTACGCCCTCAGCTACTGCAACATCCACGGTCTCTGGGAGAACGAGGTCGCGCTTGAGTGA
- the rd gene encoding rubredoxin, giving the protein MAKWKCMVCGYIYDEDEGDPDSGIAPGTKFEDLPDDWVCPLCGAPKDMFEKIE; this is encoded by the coding sequence ATGGCGAAGTGGAAGTGCATGGTTTGTGGGTACATCTACGATGAGGATGAGGGCGACCCCGACAGCGGGATAGCCCCGGGAACCAAGTTCGAGGACCTTCCGGATGACTGGGTCTGCCCGCTCTGCGGCGCTCCCAAGGACATGTTTGAAAAAATTGAGTGA
- a CDS encoding rubrerythrin family protein, whose protein sequence is MVVKREMTRKFLEDAFAGESMAHMKYLIFAEQAEKEGLHNIAKLFRAIAHAEFVHAKNHFIALGKLGKTPENLQMGIEGETFEVEEMYPVYKNSAEFQEEKDAVRTTHYALEAEKIHAELYKKAKEKAEKGEDIEIKRVYICPVCGYTAVDEVPEYCPICGTSKDKFVVFE, encoded by the coding sequence ATGGTAGTGAAGAGGGAAATGACCCGGAAGTTTTTGGAGGATGCTTTCGCGGGCGAAAGCATGGCTCACATGAAGTACCTTATCTTCGCTGAGCAGGCAGAGAAGGAGGGACTTCACAACATAGCCAAGCTCTTCAGGGCTATAGCCCATGCCGAGTTCGTCCACGCTAAGAACCACTTCATAGCCCTCGGCAAGCTTGGGAAGACTCCCGAGAACCTGCAGATGGGAATAGAGGGCGAGACCTTTGAGGTAGAGGAGATGTATCCAGTCTACAAGAACTCCGCCGAGTTCCAGGAGGAGAAGGACGCGGTGAGGACGACCCACTATGCCCTTGAGGCTGAAAAAATACACGCCGAACTCTACAAGAAGGCCAAGGAGAAGGCCGAGAAGGGAGAGGACATTGAGATAAAGAGGGTATACATCTGCCCTGTCTGCGGCTACACGGCCGTTGATGAAGTGCCCGAATACTGTCCAATCTGCGGCACTTCAAAGGACAAGTTCGTGGTGTTCGAGTGA
- a CDS encoding DEAD/DEAH box helicase, which translates to MSLFEVLKPLKSEIVRVHVFPPREGEFREFTFKNPEINALVEELGFSLYNHQVEALEKLYSGKNIVVTTPTASGKSEIFRLAIFDSYLSDPRKTYLLVYPTRALINNQLEKFQRANLAFYRITGKLVSARILTGDVPWEERRRLLRERPRVVFTTPDMLHYNILRRWRDYEWLLRNLRYLVVDELHVYRGVFGSNAAWLFRRLLFRLKHLGVKPQIIVLSATLRNPKEFAEKIFRMEFEPVTQATNPFPRRYLVLFEPKNLDDKQLLRAVIERLVSKGIKTLVFFDSRKGTEKTLRFLLNSPVFSKVTTYKGTLPKNVRWEVERDFRDGKLLALLTTNALELGIDIGDLDAVINYGIPPDGLFSLIQRFGRAGRSADREALNGVVLRKNGLDYYYREHFDELVERLEKGIIEYMPVKVDNERIAEKHLHYLLTELGIVDWDELDEFERRIAEKLVIERKADLKKNPLTEKLEVRVRRPAFEYSSLRTASDESFFLVKDEPWIRTKLVEKSSLRELLNFINWLKMKGYIIEEIDEDEYHRSLLPGMAYFSRGKLYMTKERASIGKFHFIFAKQLNRLWDVETFARKLEEVNILEERAKKAYKGVEIGLGRLRVRHVYTGFAVKGLDTGNYVGELVKLKEDGILKGEISSPTTGERVETEEDFSILNWEKFAKVEFEEPYVREFETEGIWLVFPDDIRELMEVEFREFFGRAAEKGFEDLAFQIYESLDRRKLFPLYLGATSFIIRKAIGDALQKAGIQDEELAFAIKKMADSKDGIGSALHAIEHNMIKIAPIFTYVDSRELGGYSYESFPGMPYFGKPVVFIYDGNENGAGLADIIYENAEKLMEKSLEHLRGCPCKDGCPVCVLSPKCGTFNEFLDKWLAIRVWEKILENSRENEQAKSSS; encoded by the coding sequence ATGTCCCTCTTTGAAGTCCTCAAACCGCTGAAGTCAGAGATCGTGAGAGTCCACGTTTTTCCCCCGAGAGAAGGTGAGTTTAGGGAGTTCACGTTCAAAAACCCTGAAATAAACGCCCTCGTTGAAGAGCTGGGCTTTTCCCTCTACAATCACCAAGTTGAGGCCCTGGAGAAGCTCTACTCTGGCAAGAACATCGTCGTTACAACGCCCACGGCCAGCGGGAAGAGCGAAATCTTCCGCCTGGCAATTTTTGACTCCTACCTCTCAGATCCACGGAAGACCTACCTCCTCGTTTACCCCACGCGGGCACTCATAAACAACCAGCTCGAGAAATTCCAGAGGGCGAACCTTGCGTTCTATCGTATAACTGGAAAGCTCGTATCTGCGAGGATTCTAACGGGGGATGTTCCGTGGGAAGAGAGGAGGAGGCTCCTCCGCGAGAGGCCGAGGGTGGTCTTCACTACGCCCGATATGCTCCACTACAACATCCTGCGCAGGTGGAGAGACTACGAGTGGCTCCTCCGGAACCTCAGGTACCTCGTCGTCGACGAACTCCACGTCTACCGAGGGGTCTTTGGGAGCAATGCGGCGTGGCTCTTCAGGCGTCTGCTCTTCAGGCTCAAACACCTTGGGGTGAAGCCGCAGATAATTGTCCTCTCCGCCACGCTGAGAAACCCAAAGGAGTTTGCGGAGAAGATCTTCAGAATGGAATTCGAGCCGGTAACCCAAGCGACGAACCCGTTCCCGCGGAGGTATCTCGTCCTCTTCGAGCCGAAGAACCTCGATGATAAACAGCTTTTGAGGGCAGTGATAGAGCGGCTAGTGAGTAAAGGAATAAAGACCCTCGTCTTCTTCGACAGCAGGAAGGGCACCGAGAAGACCCTGCGCTTTCTCCTCAACTCTCCTGTCTTCTCAAAGGTGACGACCTACAAGGGCACCCTGCCGAAAAACGTCCGCTGGGAAGTTGAGAGGGACTTCAGGGACGGGAAATTACTTGCCCTCCTAACTACGAACGCCCTCGAACTCGGGATAGACATAGGCGACCTTGACGCGGTTATAAACTACGGCATCCCTCCCGACGGGCTGTTCTCCCTGATCCAGCGCTTTGGGAGAGCTGGGAGAAGCGCCGACAGGGAAGCCCTCAACGGCGTTGTTTTGAGAAAGAACGGCCTCGATTACTACTACCGCGAGCACTTCGATGAGCTCGTCGAGAGGCTTGAGAAGGGCATCATCGAGTACATGCCGGTCAAAGTTGACAACGAGCGCATAGCGGAGAAGCACCTCCACTACCTCCTTACCGAGCTTGGAATAGTTGATTGGGACGAGCTGGATGAGTTTGAGAGGAGAATCGCCGAAAAGCTTGTTATCGAGAGGAAGGCCGACCTCAAGAAGAACCCACTCACGGAGAAGCTTGAGGTCAGGGTTAGAAGACCTGCCTTTGAGTACTCCTCACTCAGGACAGCAAGCGACGAGAGCTTCTTCCTCGTGAAGGACGAGCCGTGGATAAGGACGAAGCTGGTGGAGAAGTCCTCCCTCCGGGAGCTCCTTAACTTCATAAACTGGCTCAAGATGAAGGGCTACATCATTGAAGAAATTGATGAAGACGAATACCACCGCTCGCTCTTACCTGGAATGGCTTACTTCTCAAGGGGAAAGCTCTACATGACTAAAGAAAGAGCCAGCATCGGAAAGTTCCACTTCATATTTGCGAAGCAACTCAACCGCCTCTGGGACGTCGAGACCTTCGCGAGGAAGCTGGAAGAGGTCAATATACTGGAAGAGAGAGCAAAGAAGGCCTACAAGGGCGTTGAGATAGGGCTAGGAAGGCTCCGCGTCAGGCACGTTTACACGGGATTTGCCGTCAAGGGACTTGACACAGGGAACTACGTAGGCGAACTGGTGAAGCTGAAGGAAGATGGCATACTCAAGGGCGAAATCTCATCTCCGACGACGGGTGAGAGGGTTGAGACGGAGGAAGACTTCTCGATACTCAACTGGGAGAAATTCGCAAAAGTGGAATTCGAGGAGCCCTACGTCAGGGAGTTCGAAACCGAGGGAATATGGCTCGTCTTCCCGGATGATATACGAGAACTGATGGAGGTGGAGTTCAGGGAGTTCTTTGGCAGGGCGGCCGAGAAGGGGTTTGAGGATTTGGCGTTCCAAATATACGAGAGCCTTGACAGGAGAAAGCTCTTCCCGCTCTACCTCGGCGCCACGAGCTTCATAATAAGGAAGGCAATAGGTGATGCCCTCCAGAAGGCCGGAATTCAGGATGAGGAGCTCGCCTTTGCCATAAAGAAGATGGCGGACAGCAAGGACGGAATCGGAAGCGCGCTCCACGCGATAGAGCACAACATGATAAAGATAGCTCCGATATTCACCTACGTAGACAGCAGGGAGCTCGGCGGCTACAGCTACGAGAGCTTTCCGGGGATGCCCTATTTTGGAAAGCCGGTCGTTTTCATCTACGACGGCAACGAGAACGGTGCAGGTTTGGCTGATATAATCTACGAGAACGCCGAGAAGCTAATGGAGAAGAGCCTCGAACACCTCAGGGGTTGCCCCTGCAAGGACGGCTGTCCCGTCTGTGTCCTCTCACCGAAGTGTGGAACATTCAACGAGTTTCTGGACAAATGGCTGGCCATAAGGGTGTGGGAGAAAATCCTGGAGAACAGTAGAGAGAATGAGCAAGCTAAAAGCTCCTCATAA
- a CDS encoding IMPACT family protein produces MEYRTLKGVGTAQLIIRKSVFIGYASPANTEEEAKDFIARIKAHHSDATHNVSAYLINDGKNFAVRHDGDGEPKGSAGKPVLKVIQNKGLSNVVVVVTRYFGGIKLGYGGLVKAYSDAASLAIENAGIVEVYETERFEVTFPYNLFHTVKSTVEENGGRVVGEEYGELVRFTVETRKGEAEPLIELLTERTRGRIRLKPLFMRSF; encoded by the coding sequence TTGGAGTACAGGACGCTGAAGGGCGTCGGCACTGCCCAGCTAATAATTAGGAAGTCTGTCTTCATAGGTTATGCTTCTCCAGCGAACACCGAGGAGGAGGCGAAGGATTTTATAGCGAGGATAAAAGCTCACCACAGCGATGCGACCCACAACGTTTCGGCCTATCTCATCAACGACGGGAAGAACTTCGCGGTCAGGCATGATGGCGATGGAGAGCCAAAAGGCTCGGCTGGAAAGCCCGTCCTCAAGGTCATCCAGAACAAAGGGCTGAGCAACGTTGTAGTCGTGGTTACGCGATACTTCGGCGGGATAAAGCTCGGCTACGGTGGTTTGGTCAAGGCCTACAGCGATGCGGCGAGCTTGGCAATAGAAAACGCGGGAATCGTTGAGGTCTACGAGACGGAGCGCTTCGAGGTGACTTTTCCTTACAACCTCTTTCACACGGTCAAAAGTACAGTTGAGGAGAACGGCGGCAGGGTTGTGGGAGAAGAGTACGGGGAGCTCGTGAGGTTCACGGTCGAGACGAGGAAGGGCGAAGCAGAACCTCTGATAGAGCTTTTAACTGAGAGGACGAGGGGAAGAATAAGGCTAAAGCCGCTGTTTATGAGGAGCTTTTAG
- a CDS encoding HAD family hydrolase has translation MNVEIPNYGEVQIEAVIFDLNGTLGERGRVDEEVKHLLERLADKYTVVVISADTFGTLEEELGGLPVRIEKASNAAEKVEIARGYSPYAAVGNGNNDVAMLEEAELAFCVIGKEGATVDAILASDIVVTDVRDAIAMLLDEKKLIATLRG, from the coding sequence ATGAACGTAGAAATACCGAACTACGGAGAAGTCCAGATAGAGGCCGTGATCTTTGACCTCAACGGCACCCTTGGAGAGAGGGGCAGGGTTGATGAAGAAGTCAAGCACCTCCTTGAGAGGCTGGCAGATAAGTACACCGTCGTCGTGATAAGCGCCGACACCTTTGGCACACTGGAGGAAGAGCTTGGAGGTCTCCCTGTGAGGATTGAAAAGGCCTCAAACGCTGCCGAAAAGGTTGAGATAGCAAGGGGCTACTCCCCATATGCAGCGGTTGGCAACGGCAACAACGACGTGGCGATGCTTGAGGAGGCCGAGTTGGCGTTCTGTGTCATCGGAAAGGAAGGTGCCACTGTTGATGCCATCCTAGCGAGCGACATAGTTGTAACAGACGTTAGAGATGCCATAGCGATGCTCCTCGACGAGAAGAAGCTCATAGCGACGCTGAGAGGGTGA
- the coaBC gene encoding bifunctional phosphopantothenoylcysteine decarboxylase/phosphopantothenate--cysteine ligase CoaBC, translated as MLHHVKLIYATKSRKLVGKKIVLAIPGSIAAVECVKLARELIRHGAEVHAVMSENAQKIIHPYAMEFATGNPVITEITGFIEHVELAGEHENKADLVLVCPATANTISKIACGIDDTPVTTVVTTAFAHTPIMIAPAMHSTMYDHPIVKENIEKLKGLGVEFIEPRFEEGKAKVASIDEIVYRVIRKLHPKSLEGKRVLVTAGATREYIDPIRYITNASSGKMGVAMAEEAEFRGAEVTLIRTKGSVQSFVENQIEVETVEEMLEAIESELKDKKYDVVVLAAAVSDFRVKNRADVKIKSGQPLLLELEPTPKIIDRVKKLQPEVFLVGFKAETGLSEEELITAARKQIERASSDLVVANTLKAFGSEENEVILVGRDFTKKLPRMSKRELAERLWDEIEKRL; from the coding sequence ATGCTCCATCACGTTAAGCTTATCTACGCGACCAAGAGCAGGAAGCTTGTTGGGAAGAAAATTGTGCTGGCCATCCCCGGGAGCATAGCGGCGGTGGAATGCGTCAAGCTCGCCAGGGAGCTGATACGTCACGGTGCGGAAGTTCATGCGGTCATGAGCGAAAACGCGCAGAAGATAATCCACCCCTATGCTATGGAGTTCGCGACTGGAAACCCTGTAATTACCGAAATAACGGGCTTTATCGAGCACGTCGAGCTTGCTGGGGAACACGAGAACAAGGCCGACCTGGTTCTCGTCTGTCCCGCGACGGCCAACACCATATCGAAGATAGCCTGCGGAATTGACGATACTCCAGTTACAACAGTTGTGACGACTGCCTTTGCCCACACTCCTATAATGATAGCTCCTGCCATGCATTCGACGATGTACGACCACCCAATAGTTAAGGAAAACATCGAGAAGTTGAAAGGGCTTGGGGTGGAGTTTATAGAGCCGCGCTTTGAGGAGGGCAAAGCGAAAGTTGCTTCAATAGATGAAATAGTCTACCGTGTGATCAGGAAGCTTCACCCTAAGAGCCTGGAAGGGAAGCGCGTTCTCGTCACAGCAGGCGCGACGAGAGAGTACATAGACCCGATACGATACATAACCAACGCAAGCAGCGGAAAAATGGGAGTGGCGATGGCGGAAGAGGCGGAGTTCAGGGGTGCGGAGGTAACGCTCATACGTACCAAGGGCAGCGTCCAGAGCTTCGTGGAGAACCAGATAGAGGTCGAGACAGTTGAGGAGATGCTTGAAGCGATAGAGAGCGAGCTGAAAGACAAAAAGTATGACGTCGTTGTCCTGGCTGCGGCCGTCAGCGACTTCAGGGTGAAGAACAGGGCGGACGTGAAGATAAAGAGCGGTCAGCCGCTCCTCCTTGAGCTTGAGCCGACGCCGAAGATAATAGACCGCGTTAAGAAACTCCAGCCTGAGGTGTTCCTGGTCGGCTTCAAGGCGGAGACAGGTCTCAGCGAGGAGGAGCTGATAACCGCCGCCAGGAAGCAGATTGAACGCGCCAGTAGCGATCTCGTCGTAGCAAACACCCTCAAAGCCTTTGGAAGCGAGGAGAACGAGGTTATCCTGGTCGGGAGGGACTTCACCAAGAAGCTCCCAAGAATGAGCAAGCGCGAGCTGGCGGAGAGGCTCTGGGACGAGATAGAGAAGAGGCTTTAG
- a CDS encoding DUF190 domain-containing protein, producing MVEVEHWNTLRLKIYIGENDRWEGKPLYKAIVEKLREMGMAGATVYRGIYGFGKKSRVHSSDVMRLSTDLPVVVEVVDRGHKIEKAICEIKPMIKDGMITVEPVIVVWVGTKEEIEKFEEDAVRET from the coding sequence ATGGTAGAAGTCGAACACTGGAACACGCTCCGGCTTAAGATATACATCGGCGAGAACGACCGCTGGGAAGGGAAGCCTCTGTACAAGGCGATAGTTGAAAAGCTCAGGGAGATGGGGATGGCCGGGGCGACCGTTTACCGCGGAATCTATGGCTTCGGAAAGAAAAGCCGAGTTCACTCAAGCGACGTTATGAGGCTTTCAACAGACCTTCCAGTGGTTGTGGAGGTCGTGGATAGGGGGCACAAGATAGAGAAGGCGATATGCGAGATAAAACCCATGATCAAGGACGGAATGATAACAGTTGAGCCTGTAATAGTGGTGTGGGTCGGCACTAAAGAGGAGATCGAAAAGTTCGAGGAGGATGCCGTGAGGGAAACGTAA
- the crcB gene encoding fluoride efflux transporter CrcB, with the protein MNLRIVMAIALGGAFGAVARFYISGLLPVYGDFPVGTLIVNSIASLILGYLYGILFWGFDVPPDWRAFFGTGFCGALSTFSTFSYETFSLLREREYLIATLNILANVIITIVLVFAGFMLARR; encoded by the coding sequence ATGAACCTCAGGATAGTGATGGCGATAGCACTTGGAGGAGCGTTTGGGGCTGTCGCGAGGTTCTACATCTCAGGTCTGCTTCCCGTTTACGGCGATTTTCCAGTAGGGACCCTTATAGTGAACAGCATAGCGAGCCTCATCCTCGGTTATCTCTACGGCATTCTGTTCTGGGGCTTTGATGTCCCTCCGGACTGGAGGGCCTTCTTCGGAACGGGATTTTGCGGGGCGCTAAGCACTTTTTCAACGTTTTCCTACGAGACCTTCTCGCTCCTGCGTGAGCGTGAGTATCTAATTGCAACCCTCAACATTTTGGCAAACGTTATAATCACAATTGTGTTAGTATTTGCGGGCTTTATGCTGGCCCGGAGGTGA
- a CDS encoding V-type ATP synthase subunit I domain-containing protein produces the protein MKVVVKSKRGWRKVTFNVPDETFEQIMELAKRYGFRPDEVLRIILLHDYIDFREGETDIENLEREISELERKLYELEGKWSPLRFRTYYLVLDNQNLGIQLSGMIAENKRLRKILDKPEKDYTNIEELIHYYLSFEGKD, from the coding sequence ATGAAGGTGGTCGTTAAGTCTAAACGCGGATGGAGGAAGGTCACCTTTAATGTGCCAGACGAAACCTTTGAGCAGATAATGGAACTGGCGAAACGCTACGGCTTCAGGCCTGATGAGGTTCTGAGGATAATCCTCCTCCACGATTACATTGACTTCAGGGAAGGAGAGACAGACATTGAGAATCTGGAAAGGGAGATATCGGAGCTTGAAAGGAAGCTTTACGAGCTTGAGGGAAAGTGGTCCCCGCTAAGGTTCAGGACATACTACCTCGTCCTCGACAACCAGAACCTTGGAATACAGCTCTCTGGGATGATAGCCGAGAACAAACGTTTGAGGAAAATTCTCGACAAGCCGGAGAAGGACTACACCAATATTGAGGAGCTTATTCACTACTACCTCTCCTTTGAGGGTAAGGATTAA